One Nitrospinota bacterium DNA window includes the following coding sequences:
- a CDS encoding ParB/RepB/Spo0J family partition protein: MQRKALGKGLEALIPELKTDTIKEERLINIPVSMIKPNRYQPRKRLDKAKLKDLADSIKEKGIIQPIIVKRGEDGYELIAGERRWRALQMLGIEKAPALIKEISSSEILELALIENIQREDLNPIEEALAYNELIKGFGMTQEELSRRVGKDRSSITNYIRLLKLPETIKEDIENNRLSMGHARTLLGLKSVKEQKAVRDVVIKKALSVRETENLVRKAQQGLRLKKKAKKDIFLLSVEEELKRRLNTKVNISQSKKGGKIEIYYYSEEELQRLLEEIKKGGIN, from the coding sequence ATGCAGCGTAAGGCACTGGGTAAGGGGTTAGAAGCATTAATTCCGGAACTTAAGACAGATACAATTAAGGAAGAGAGGTTGATAAATATTCCTGTATCAATGATTAAACCAAACAGATATCAGCCAAGAAAGAGGCTTGATAAGGCAAAACTAAAAGACCTGGCAGACTCTATCAAGGAAAAGGGAATAATTCAGCCGATCATAGTAAAAAGAGGAGAAGATGGTTATGAGCTTATTGCGGGCGAGAGACGCTGGAGGGCCTTGCAGATGCTGGGAATCGAAAAAGCGCCTGCCCTAATAAAAGAAATATCTAGCTCAGAGATATTGGAACTGGCTTTGATAGAGAATATTCAAAGAGAAGATCTGAACCCCATAGAGGAAGCCCTTGCTTATAACGAGTTGATTAAGGGGTTTGGCATGACCCAGGAGGAACTTTCTCGCAGGGTGGGAAAGGACCGATCCTCAATAACCAACTATATTCGGTTATTAAAACTCCCAGAGACTATCAAAGAAGATATTGAAAACAATAGATTGTCAATGGGACATGCCAGGACTCTTCTTGGTCTGAAGTCTGTAAAGGAGCAGAAAGCCGTTAGGGATGTAGTTATTAAGAAGGCCCTTTCTGTCAGGGAAACAGAGAACCTTGTCAGGAAGGCACAACAGGGATTGAGGCTGAAGAAGAAGGCAAAAAAAGATATATTCCTTCTTTCTGTTGAGGAAGAGCTTAAGAGGAGGCTAAACACAAAGGTTAATATTAGCCAAAGCAAAAAAGGAGGGAAGATAGAAATATACTATTACTCTGAAGAAGAACTCCAAAGGTTGTTGGAAGAGATAAAAAAAGGGGGGATTAATTAA
- the atpF gene encoding F0F1 ATP synthase subunit B yields MLINRIIFSVLLIIFSAKAASAAGGGHFSLTHEAFKIINFGLFIAVLYFFLFKKAREFFKGRSKSIKDELEEADLARNRAEQRLKEYREKLDSVEKEISMLREQAKLDGEKIQEKIKQEAEELAKKVVEQIKRNIELESKKAKAKLQQEAALLALGMAEELIKKNIKKEDHNRLIDEYIEKMEKLS; encoded by the coding sequence ATGTTAATAAATCGGATAATATTTTCAGTTCTGTTAATCATTTTTTCGGCTAAAGCAGCTTCTGCGGCAGGAGGGGGACATTTTAGCTTAACCCATGAAGCCTTTAAGATTATAAATTTTGGATTATTTATAGCCGTCTTATACTTTTTTTTATTCAAGAAGGCAAGGGAATTTTTTAAAGGAAGAAGTAAGAGTATAAAAGACGAGCTAGAAGAAGCTGATTTAGCAAGAAATAGAGCAGAGCAAAGGCTTAAAGAGTATAGAGAGAAGCTTGATTCTGTTGAGAAGGAAATCTCTATGTTACGAGAACAAGCCAAATTGGATGGTGAAAAAATTCAAGAGAAAATAAAACAAGAGGCCGAAGAACTAGCTAAAAAAGTAGTTGAGCAGATAAAGAGAAACATTGAATTAGAGTCCAAAAAAGCTAAGGCCAAACTTCAACAGGAAGCAGCTCTTTTGGCACTCGGAATGGCTGAGGAACTCATAAAAAAGAATATTAAAAAAGAAGATCATAATAGATTAATAGATGAATACATAGAAAAAATGGAGAAACTGTCTTGA
- the atpH gene encoding ATP synthase F1 subunit delta, translating to MIGNVVSKRYAKALLEINKEPKDVDRIDKELKNIASLIKENKGLRDLLYNPSIDLGFKKGILAEIIEIIKVMPVVSRFLYLLLEKNRLNHIMAISLIYGELSNEIHNRVKALITSGYQIPEDSKKRLKEKLSKLTKKEVLLEEKIDPYLVGGIKIQMGGYIIDGSIKNQLGHIKEELLKGVKG from the coding sequence TTGATAGGGAATGTTGTATCAAAAAGGTATGCAAAGGCCTTATTAGAGATAAACAAAGAACCGAAAGATGTGGACAGAATTGATAAAGAGCTAAAAAATATTGCTTCTTTAATTAAAGAGAACAAAGGCCTTCGGGACCTTCTCTACAATCCAAGCATAGATTTAGGCTTTAAAAAAGGAATATTAGCAGAAATCATTGAAATTATTAAAGTTATGCCGGTCGTGTCAAGATTTTTATATCTTCTTCTTGAAAAGAACAGGCTGAATCATATTATGGCAATATCCCTAATTTATGGGGAGCTTTCTAACGAGATTCACAACAGAGTGAAAGCCTTGATAACATCTGGCTATCAAATACCAGAAGACTCAAAAAAGAGGTTGAAAGAGAAGCTTTCAAAGTTAACCAAAAAAGAGGTGTTATTAGAAGAGAAAATTGACCCTTATTTGGTTGGAGGGATAAAGATTCAGATGGGAGGATATATAATAGATGGAAGCATTAAAAACCAACTGGGACATATAAAAGAAGAACTATTGAAGGGGGTTAAAGGATAA
- a CDS encoding ATP synthase F0 subunit B, producing the protein MSIDSTFFLLFINFIILLVILRKFLFRPFLENFEKRERLTKGYLKKAEDNERLAEDKLEEYKRIIHLTKNEISEDLARVQKEAIERQREIVDSATLKSRNIMEKAKTEIIEATSQAKKELIEKTKRFSTEIAEKILGRKL; encoded by the coding sequence ATGTCTATTGACTCAACATTTTTTTTGCTTTTTATCAATTTTATTATATTGCTTGTTATTTTAAGAAAATTTCTGTTCAGACCCTTCCTGGAAAATTTTGAGAAAAGAGAGAGACTAACCAAAGGGTATCTCAAAAAGGCAGAAGATAATGAAAGGCTTGCTGAGGACAAGCTAGAAGAATATAAAAGAATCATACATTTAACAAAAAATGAGATCAGTGAAGATCTGGCGAGAGTTCAAAAAGAAGCTATTGAAAGGCAACGGGAGATTGTCGATTCAGCAACGCTCAAATCTCGAAATATCATGGAGAAGGCGAAGACAGAGATAATAGAAGCAACATCTCAAGCAAAAAAAGAGCTTATAGAAAAGACCAAGAGGTTTTCTACGGAAATTGCAGAGAAGATATTGGGAAGAAAGCTATAA
- a CDS encoding polymer-forming cytoskeletal protein: MSKEKNEQSESKEIKAFLGEGTEFKGTLSFEGTVRIDGMLEGEVVTSDTLIVGEKARINAEIHVGTLIALGKITGNISASKKIKIHSSCELNGNIKTPSLFIEEGAIFEGSCEMDKEMLNVSIAEEVQLKNS, translated from the coding sequence ATGTCAAAGGAAAAGAATGAACAATCAGAATCCAAAGAAATTAAGGCATTTCTTGGAGAGGGAACAGAATTTAAGGGAACTCTAAGCTTTGAAGGAACGGTTAGGATTGACGGAATGCTAGAGGGTGAAGTAGTGACTTCAGACACCCTGATTGTTGGCGAAAAAGCAAGAATCAATGCAGAGATTCACGTTGGCACCTTAATAGCTCTTGGGAAAATAACAGGCAATATTAGTGCCTCAAAAAAGATAAAAATTCATTCGAGCTGTGAATTAAATGGGAATATCAAAACCCCTTCCCTTTTTATTGAAGAAGGGGCTATCTTTGAGGGAAGCTGTGAGATGGACAAGGAGATGCTTAATGTTTCAATAGCTGAGGAGGTACAGCTAAAAAATAGCTAA